In the Desulfomonile tiedjei genome, CGGTCAACCACGAACTGCAAGCCAAGGTGGACGAGCTGTCGTGGGCCAACAACGACATGAAGAACCTGCTCAACAGCACCGACATCGCCACGCTGTTTCTGGACGACGCGCTCCACGTGCGCCGCTTCACCACCCAGGCCAGCAGCATCATCAAGCTGATCGCCGGCGACGTGGGCCGCCCAGTCACCGACATCGCCAGCGACCTGGACTATCCGGGGCTGGCCGCGGATGCGCGCGAGGTCCTGCGCACCCTGGTCTTCATCGAAAAGCAGGCCGTCACCGGCGACGGGCGCTGGTTTCTGGTGCGCATCATGCCCTACCGCACCCTGGAGAACCGGATCGACGGCGTGGTGATCACCTTTTCGAACATCACCGCGGCCAAGACCTTGGAGATCCAACTGCGCCAGACCCGCTCGGAGATGGAAAAACGCATGACCAAAGGCACGCCATGAAAAAAGAGCGCACCGCATCTTCGGACGCCGCCGCCCTGCGCCGCAGGGCCGAAGCGCTGCTGCGGGCGGCGACCAAGAAAGGCGCTCCGGCCCGGACGCCGGCCGATACGCAGCGGCTCGTGCACGAACTGCAAGTGCATCAGATCGAGCTGGAGATGCAAAACGAAGAGTTGCGGGAGTCGCGCGCCCAGGTCGAGGCCGGGCTGGAGCGCTATACCGACCTCTACGATTTTGCCCCGGTGGGCTACTTGACGCTTGGCCGCGACGGCGCGATCCGCCAAGTGAATCTGACCGCCTCGCTTCTTCTGGGTGTGGCGCGCGCTCAACTCGCGGGCCGCCGTTTGGGGCTCTTTCTCGGCGATTCGGACCGCGCCGGCCTCAGCGCCTTCCTGAAGAAAGTGTTTGCAAGCCAGGCCAAGGAGGTGTGCGAGGCAGCGCTGCTGAAGGAAGATCAATCGCCGCGCCACGTGCAAATCACGGCCAGCGTGTCCCAGGACGGACAGGAATGCCGCCTCGTGATGGAAGATATCACCGCGCGCCGGCAGGCGGAGGCCGAAACACGGCGTCTGGCCAGCTTTCCCATGCTCAACCCCCGGCCCGTCGTCGAAGTGGATGTGGCCGGGCGCGTGCATTACTGCAATCCCAGCGCCGAGCGGATGCTGCCCGGCCTTCGCGAGCACGGACCGAGTCACCCGTGGCTGGCGGATTGGGAAGCGGTGATAGACCAACTGCGCGAGGGGCCGGACAAGTCCCTGGTGCGGGAAGTGCCGGTGGACGAGAAGTGGTACCAGCAGACGATTCATTTCGTGGACGATGACCAACGCCTTCGCATCTACGGGGCGGACATCACCGCCCGCAAGCAGGCCGGCGAAGCGTTGCTCAAAGCGTATGCCGAAGTGGAAAAGCGGGTGGTCGAGCGAACGACGGAACTCGTCCTGGCGAATAAAGAGGTCCAAGACCAGGCCATGCGGCTGGAGGAAGCCAACGCGGCTTTGAAGGTTTTGCTCAAGCAAAGAGAAGCGGACAAAAGCGAACTCGAAGAAAAAGTGTTGTTGAACGTCAACCAACTGATTTTTCCTTATCTGGAAAAACTAAAGCAGAGAAAATTGGACGCCAAAGTAAAAGCCTATATAGAGATCCTGGAAGCCAATCTCAAGGAAATCGTGTCGCCCCTGGCGCGCAACTTAACGTCCAAATTACTACGCCTTTCGCATACCGAACTTGAAGTGTCCAATCTGGTGCAGCAGGGAAAGAATACCAAAGATATTGCGGAAACCATGCATTTGGCGGAGAGCACCATCGATTTCCACCGCAACAATATCCGGGCCAAGCTGGGGGTGAAGAATAAGCGTATCGGTCTGCGAACCTATTTGTCTTCGCTGAGATAGCGGATGGTTTTTGTTCGGTTGGCTTGTATTTTACTTCGAATGGGTAAAGGTCATGGGAGATGACGATGGTTAAGAAAAAGCGTGAGATCGTGCTACTGGAAAAATGCCCGACGGGCATCAAGGGGCTCGATGAGATCACCCAGGGAGGTCTTCCCCAAGGCCGGCCGACCCTGGTCTGCGGCAGCGCGGGTTGCGGCAAAACGCTGTTCGCCATGGAGTTTCTCATGCGCGGCGCCATGCAATTCGGCGAACCCGGGGTCTTCATGACCTTCGAGGAAACGCCGGAGGATCTGGCCAAGAACTTCATCTCCCTGGGTTTCGATCTTCACGACATGGTGTCACGCGGTCTCATCGCCACGGACCACGTTTACATCGAGCGCAGCGAGATCGAGGAGACGGGTGCCTACGACCTGGAAGGATTGTTCATCCGCCTGGGCAGCGCCATCGATGCCATCCAGGCCAAGCGGGTGGTCCTGGATACCATCGAAGCGCTTTTTGCCGGGCTCTCCAATGCCGCCATCGTTCGGGCCGAGCTGCGTCGGCTGTTTCACTGGCTCAAAGCGCGCGGCGTGACGGCCATTGTCACGGGCGAAAGCGGCGACAAACTCCTGACGCGCTATGGACTGGAGGAGTACGTGGCCGATTGCGTGATCTTGCTCGATTTTCGCATCGATGCGCAAATCTCCACCCGCCGCCTGCGGATTATCAAGTACCGCGGCTCGTCCC is a window encoding:
- a CDS encoding PAS domain-containing protein — its product is VNHELQAKVDELSWANNDMKNLLNSTDIATLFLDDALHVRRFTTQASSIIKLIAGDVGRPVTDIASDLDYPGLAADAREVLRTLVFIEKQAVTGDGRWFLVRIMPYRTLENRIDGVVITFSNITAAKTLEIQLRQTRSEMEKRMTKGTP
- a CDS encoding PAS domain-containing protein yields the protein MKKERTASSDAAALRRRAEALLRAATKKGAPARTPADTQRLVHELQVHQIELEMQNEELRESRAQVEAGLERYTDLYDFAPVGYLTLGRDGAIRQVNLTASLLLGVARAQLAGRRLGLFLGDSDRAGLSAFLKKVFASQAKEVCEAALLKEDQSPRHVQITASVSQDGQECRLVMEDITARRQAEAETRRLASFPMLNPRPVVEVDVAGRVHYCNPSAERMLPGLREHGPSHPWLADWEAVIDQLREGPDKSLVREVPVDEKWYQQTIHFVDDDQRLRIYGADITARKQAGEALLKAYAEVEKRVVERTTELVLANKEVQDQAMRLEEANAALKVLLKQREADKSELEEKVLLNVNQLIFPYLEKLKQRKLDAKVKAYIEILEANLKEIVSPLARNLTSKLLRLSHTELEVSNLVQQGKNTKDIAETMHLAESTIDFHRNNIRAKLGVKNKRIGLRTYLSSLR